Within Montipora foliosa isolate CH-2021 chromosome 3, ASM3666993v2, whole genome shotgun sequence, the genomic segment ACTATGGTCTCTCGTAGTGTTTTCTCGgaccttggaaaaaaaatactctggcacccagggtacttTCCTAGCGAATCTTTTCAGAACTGATTTGTTACACTTCGTCTCAAAGTCAGATTATTAACGCCATATTTCACGTGACGCCACTCATTGTTATCAATCTGCTAACCAGTCAGTTGGCAACATTCAAAGAACTTTGACGTCAGTGCCTGTTTGGGGCCTCATTAGACATGAAACTGGCTTCAAATGTGATTGACAAGATCATGAAAGACATGGcaagataaaaaatacaaataagaAGCGATGTGTTGAAATGGTGCCGCGTGCGTGGTCTGGATAAGACACTTAAGAGAAGTCCCAGGCATTCCAAGCTTCATCAGAATTGGAGGGGGCACGGGTTCAAGAGAACTACATATTGAAATTTTTTGCAGATGTTGAACCGAGTGTTATCTGCTTGTTGAGACTGTCTCCGGTTCTGTTCAACCTCGTTAACCCCTTCACcgtcaaaatataaattttaatTCTCCTTACTGACTACCATACAATCCTCTTATTGTCAGTTATGGAATTTTAttgacattttcaaacaaaaaccctTAATTCTTGGTGACAAATTTCTTTATTGAGTGTTCAGTGTCTTCTTGGCCACTCCTGTAATAAACTCAGTCTTATAGCCACATTCAAACTTAACTTATTGGCATTCAGCCAACGATTTAGATTACTTAGCTCTGGGGTTATTACTTCTTTTAGCTCAATTAAGGGTTTTGCTCTTGAACTTACGCTAGTGTCATCGGCAAACCTCCTCGGATCGGAGTTGCGCTCTGCTGGCAGTTAAGCAGATGTTTACTAATATGCGCTAGAAACAGCAAGCCGCCCCAGAACACTCGGAACGAGTAGTTAATGGATTGCCACTTACCACTTGACAGCTTCCTGGTTAATACCCCAACAACAcatttttttgacaccgaattcGTTTACATCCAAAGGTagtttcaaaacagattttttttggaaacagtttctctttgaaacgttcagtttgtaagttgATTACTGCATACACTGTCAAGCGCGATGCCAGTCAACAATTACAAAAGGATTTCAGAGTGGAAGAGATAGAGAAAAAAAGTAACCAGTTATTTACTAAGGGCTGGTCCATGTGGtccatggggggggggggggggggaaaacccatataaaaaggacgggggtactcatcggaaattttgaaaagaacccctaagaggttcccagatcctgtcttgtgggcctagcatgaaatttttttcactcctaagaggtaccaaattatgggttttaattagagaaaatttaaaaatagttaattaTCAAATATCTCCTGTCATGATTTTTCGGCTCagtaccctaaaaggtaccgctaaagctcTCGATCGCTGTGGACCGTTTGACCCTGACCACcctaagaggtatcaaaactccgaaaaggtacgacgagcacccccgttCTTTTTGTATGGGagttttcccccccccccccccggggggcgAAAAAGTGCGAGCTCGGTCAAAGTTGTTCGCTTCTCGGACCCCCCCAGCTTGCAATACATATAGTTATCACTGAGATGTTGATAACGTTGGtcaaatattattttctcaaaTACTCTTGCGGCGACAGGTATCAAGACAACGGGCGATAGTTATTAAGATCTGGTGTAACCCTGGCCAATTTCCACTCTGTCGGGGAAAAACTTTCCGAATTCTGGTAGACATCATCGAAAGCCCCCTCAGACAATTTTTTAAGCCTTGTTGAGAACAGATTTAACATTTTGATCAGGGTGTCCGAATTGTTCTTCAATATGGTGGTATTGTCACTTTTCAGTCCATTTCGGCATCAGCCCCAAGTTTAAGGTATCGCAATTGTCGGATTTCGGAGCTTCCGGAATTTGCTTGTGAATCACCGTCGAGCAGTCGAGTAAATTGACGAAAAACTGGTCTTGATTTTTTTGCAACAGTTCTCGCAAGTTACCCCTTTTCTTCAAGGCAGACGCTGCCTGTGGGCAGCTCTCTTGAACGATTCCTTCAATCAAGTGGCTTATTCTAACGTTAATTTCCTTTGATAAGTTATAGACTGAATCGACACTAGGAACTTGTGACTTTTCGACCGTGTAGTACCGAGTCTCAACTTATTTCCCCGGCTAGAGTCTGCGCAATATTAGTAAATTGCTCATTTAAAGCTTCATCCATACCACTAGCAGAAGTATCTACAGATCGGTTCGTAAAAAGGGATCGGCCGTTCCATGGCCGTTTTAAGGTTGACTATTTTATCGTGCAAGGCATCCGTGTCTGCCTTCAGCTGACTTACAGTCTCACTACTAAACTTGTCGGTGTGGAATAGGTTGTAGAATAGGGtagaaaagaaagtaaaatacaCACCAGCACCACCTCCGACAATCATGATAAATGAAGGACTTGGGAGCCAAATGACACAAAACCCAACTCCTACCAACACCACCAAATCTTTTAAAGGAACGCATGTGGAAAGAACACGCCACAAAAAACTTTCCGAATTCTGGTAGACACCATCGAAAGCATCTTCAGACAATTTTTTAAGCCTTGTCGAGAACTGATTTAACATTTTGATCAGGGTGTCCGAATTGTTCTTCAATTTGGTGGTATTGTCACTTTTCCATTTCGGCATCAGCTCCAAGTTTAAAAAGTCTAAAATGAGTTCCAAATCCGAAAGTAGGCGTTGTAACTTCTGACGGTGCTTCTGAGGTTTTATAACTGAAGACAAGTTGGCTGCTCTGCAAGAACAATAACCAGTCTCGTGACAAAGGAATACTAGGTAGACAGACAAGAGGACCAGTCGTTCCTTTGTGGCTAAATTTGTCGGCTTAACGATTACTTTTTCTATCTCAACATCGATCACGTTAGCTAAGGCGTCATTGGGGATAATTGCTTTAAAGGTTTCGCAATTATCGGATTTCGGGGCTTCCGGAATTTGCTTGTGAATCACCGTCGAGCAATCGAGTAAATTGACGAAAAACTGGTCTTGATTTTTTTGCAACAGTTCTCGCAAGCCACCGGCACCCTCTTTCATCAAGGCGGACGCTGCCTGTGGGCAGCTCTCTTGAACGACTCCTTCGTGACCTGAAGAACACAGCAAAATCGCCAGGACGATAACAATAGTGCCAGCGAGGAAAGGAAAGCGGAAGAGCTTCTTCGCTTGCGGTAGCATTTTTAGAGAGATTCCAGAAGGTAAATACTTCTCTTCTTTGGTCTGACCAAAGCTATCTCCAGGTTTTTGCGGCTTTTGGGCAGAATTAGAGATACGCTAGTGTTGAACGATAGACGTCGTTGGGAGTAATGCTGACGTGTCTGgataaaaactaaaagaaatgAGAGCTCAAGCACAAAATATCTTCATATGCAAATCTTACAGATAAACAATCTTTTAAAGGCCTTGAAAGGAGGTTTTAATTAACTACGTCATGATATTTACGAAAGCAACGACTGAGGACTGACTTTTTCCTAACCCCGCATGCCGTTGCTTTCGTCTCTCGAGGTGTTGTTTCAGACCTTGGAAAAGATTTCTCTAGCACCCTAGGCACTTTCTTAGCGAATCTTTTTAGAACTGATCTTTTACAGTTTGCGTCAAAGTCAGATTGCTAACGCATCAGTAGCCATGTTTCATGTAACGTATTCATGTATTCATTGTTATTAATCTACTAACCAGTCAgttggcaaatttgaacatCAAAAGAACTTTGGCGTCAGTGCCTGTTTAGGGCCTCATTAGACATGAAATTGGTTTCAAATGTGATTGACAAGATCAGGAAAGACATGGcaagataaaaaatacaaataagaAGCGATGTGTTGAAATGGTGCCGCGTGCGTGGTCTGGATACGACACTCAAAAAACGTCCCATGCATTCCAATCTTCATTAGAATTGGAGGGGGCACGGATTCTGGAGAACTGCATATACATCAATTTTAATTCTCCTTACTGACTACCATACAATCCTCTTATTGTCAGTTATGAAAATTTAATggcattttcaaacaaaaaccctTAATTAGAAGTGATAAATGTCTTTTTTCTCGTCGCCTGTCTGCTGACAATGTGACAATGTATTGCTCTTGAAAGGAGAATATATatatgaagtttgaaaggaccaaggacggacaacccctggatgacatttttcattgggagaaaaactttttatgccctgagcaggatttgaacccacgtccccctgattaccggttgggtgtgatcaccactacactcagcaaccatgctggctacatggccaatctggatagcgCATGGGAATTACGTGAtcatcccgggcccatgtttGTAGCCAGCATGGTGTTCAACATGAGTCTTTGTGCTGTCTTCGTAGATAGCATAGGGATGGATAAGTTCCTACACAATCTATCTGGTATTAAAATGATGACGATTGCAAGGTTATATACTTTTCTTAAGCCATTTTTGACCACGTTGTCAAGTCAGTTAAATGCAAGGACACTTCTTTTTTACCGAGCAAAGGCATAATCAGGTATATAGAAGACATTGTCATTCAATAAACCTATGGTACGACCAATGACTGAATCAGAAATCAAGCAGCCGCACAATAgactcacggctggactggatctagcatgaaatggaggctaatgcgggcatatttttttaaatgcaaattagcctccatttcatgctagacccagtccagctgtgagaataCGAAACCGGCCTATTTAAGACGAAGTAGTTACGTACTGACACCGGATTTCTGAACGACTTTGTTTTATTGACAACTCTTTCTTGAAGTTAAACTGTTTGTCAAGACGTTTGAAAGCAAAATCTCTCTTCATTGACATGCGCACGCATATATCAGAATGTTCTGCGCCGTTTATCGACGAGCAGATTAATCCAATCTACTTATAACTGGAAATTCCAGCGAAAACTCCTTTTTAACCTTCCGTATTTAAAGATTACAAAACTAGACTTTGAAACAGGCTTTGCTTAAagtttgcatattaaaaaatatccccTGCCACATTTTCCACCAACCAGAAACGTTTTCCAAATCAGCTTTGACCCGACTTGGTCACAAGCGATACTGCACACTTTGCACGTGTATATTGCTTTGCACGCTTGCACGCTTTTGTCTCTATTTTGTACCCCTTCGAGgcactgtgattggctcatttgattTGTTACGTCTGTTCTCATGGGAATCACATTGAAGCCTCCTTGCGGCCTGAATTATGAACCGCTTTGTTCAGTAGCTTCAAAACTGGATCATGTTTACGTGGAAATATCTCCTTTGAATTCAGAATCGAATTATTCTAAATCCGTCCATGTATGAAATTCTACAAGCGAGTAAAAAGTCTTCAGTGCATTTGGACTTTCACGACGCAATACGGTCAAAATTCCCAAAGTCAAATTCCTATCAGCCACTGCTGTACAACTTTCTCTGTGCGTTTTCTGAATGACGAGCACGCATGAGTATTCAGAAAAACATGATATTGTCAGGCACAGCAGCAAGTGCTTCCTTATATCTTTGCTGCCATAACGTCGCTTCTGTTTCTTCTTTGGCAAGAATCTCTGACATGTTTGCACATCTCCGCCATAACTTTGCTCTTCGTTCCTTTAGGAAAGTTCCATCTTTTTCTAATTGGTCGGCCATTTTAAGTTGTTCCATTTTGCTTTTTATGGCTTCTTCAACGTTTCGCTGAGttattgacaaaaaataaaaaaataaaattatgcaaTGCTCGCTCTTTTCAAAAAGGTTTTCTTTGCAATCCAGTCCTGTTACAGGACTCTCATTACCCTATATTGCATAGGAGGTGgcagtgcagggatggcgcagtggtgagagcactcgcctcccaccagtgtggcccgggttcgatttccagactcggtgtcatatgtgggttgagtttgttggttctcttctctgcaccgagaggcttTCTCCGGGTATCcggtttcccttctcctcaaaaaccaacatttgacttgatttgcgttgattgttaatttcagtttacagtgtccccaattagtgctccagtgcttcGATCGACTGGACACTTGTATatagttccttttcttttaggTAGCTTTGTatacccgtaaaatggagcactgatgcAGGGGAATGAACAATACGGTGGGGGATCCGAGCCTTTTTTCGAAAGACAAATAATATTACCCTCTCTCAGTCAAGGAGAAGCGCAACTAGGCCCATCTATATCTCTATACTTCTTTTTTAGAGCAATGCTGTATCAACACTCTGAGCTCGCTAGGAATAAAATTGACTACGCATAAAGAAACTACATGCTTTAAGATCCTCACCTCGATTATCAGGCTTTCTTCCTGTAATTGAGCCATTGTTCGCTTTTCGTATTCTGCTCGTCTCTCAGCGAGTTTGGAAGCCACTTCGCGCCCGAACTGCTGAATGTCGTTCCGTTGTCGCTCGGCTTCGTATCCCGACACGAAAATTGGCGAAGACCTTCCAGAGTCGCAGGGTGAAGGGAGCCTTTCTTTGGTCTACGATGCAAAGAAAATGGAGAGAGACAAGTCAGTTGAAATGTTAAAAACCAGAAGTGGCCTCTGATTAGAAGGTCGCAAAACCAAATTCAGCCTTTCAAAAAACTGCCATATTCAATCGCAAAGGAAGTCAGTCTGACACAGACACGGCCGAAAATCTAGCGCGAGCAAATACGGAAGGTGTTACCAATAGAGAAAACgcacagaaaaaaagagaagctATTTCAACCTCGGTCGGTCACTCGCAGCTTTCCCGCGTTGCACGGCCTTAACCTGATTTTTGTGTGTATTCCGATTGGTTCATTTCActgtttgtttttcatagctttgtgattggctaaagtcAATGCTTTGATTCCTGCATAGTTCATAGATGGGACTGGTTATAATTATGAAACGCACCAAATTTCAAATAGAATACAGGTCACCTAGTTCAACTATATTCAGGTTCAAGCCCAACTCGTGGATATCTTGTCAGATTTTTGAGCGCGAATGCGCCAAATTCAAATCCCGCTGTGACCACACACTGTCGTTAAAATATTTGCCGTTACTGTTATCCTAAATTCATCTCCAAGTGTCCAATTGTTAGCGTTTGACCTCTTCCAATCATGTTCCTTAACGATGTTATGTGTATTtgacttgtttctttttttacacGGTCCCACGAGCCTCGAAATTTAAATTTCATGTAAAACATCgccggaagaaaaaggccgattACGTGCGCTGATGACCATCTCtaagagctcatcaaggggaacATCTGTCTCCACTCATTCCTTAAGtaaaccctttcccgagtaaatttatttttagcaaCAGGTTATTACCgtgaaaagtatcataattcccttcacgctgagatagctttgtttgGATTGGTTTTTACAGCAatgagcgtgctgaatctcccaggAAAGACTTTccataaataaatctactcgggaaagggctCTCTCCTAGGCCAAGTATATGGGAGACAGAGGATGCCCTTGATGAGCTCTCTGATGTATAACCAATAGAGTATCATCGTTACTTACCTCAGTTATGTTGGCAATAGGCGGATAAAGCAATTCTGGCGATCGACTCCTCTCTCGTTCATCGGCGATTGGTAGGAAATAATTCTCGTTGTCGGCACTTTGAATCTTAACTTCGATGCTGGGTAAGTCCTTTTAATTAAATTGAAAGGCAGTACAATCTTAGCAAAAAAGTGACATACGAGATAATCTCCTTGCCTGGGTGTCGATCGCGAAAaaataatagggagtttaagcaacaTTGACCTCTACGGCAACGTccacgccacaaagcaagaatataaTTGGTtactaaaaaaaggaaaaatactcgtgctgcacgtggagcacgaatttccgtgcatttgtTTTCCGttctccacaaaacaacaacgtgaaatctcCAAAGTTTAgggtttgacgacaacgcgagcacaTAACAATGAACCAATCATTTTCGATCATTACTTTAAAACTGTTCGTACCCACCCCGTTATGGGTAGTTCGCAACCGTATTGTTCGAGGTGAACAAAGTGGAATAATGGTGAAATTCTTATGacagcgctaagttatattttgtagTGACGCTTGTTTAATTCCATAATATTTTTAAGAGAGCTTACCGATCAGTAAGAGATTACTGACTAGGAAGTATTTTTTGGAGGGAATCCTGGAGGTCCAAACGTAACTTTCGAGAACAACAAAGACAATGCTTCTGAGAAGAGCTCTGCCGACTTACCGTTCGTTTGGTTGCGTAAAGTAGGTTTTAGTGCGTctggcgggtctaaaacactgGTCACTTTTCACGGGTCACtcgttacaggtcattgttttaccttttagaaagtaaccccaaaccctcaatttggctaaccctaggcctaaaaaccaacttagccaaattgaaggttttgggttactttctgaaagttaaaacaatgacctgcaacgagtgacctatTCCGAGTGCTCCTTCGATGCAGGAGTCCAAACTACGACCTACTAGTTCGGAAATCGTAATCGGAacgtcgtaggttcgactcccgCAAAGGACCACTCCGAGTTTTTTTCCAAGTATTTCCGAGTAAACTGATATCGTAAAATAAACCAGTGCTGTTTCTTCATGATCATTTCATTTACCAAGGTAACGTGTAAATTCTCTTGCAGTACAAGGTGGTTCTGGTTTAGTGTCTTTTTACGAACCTTAAGCGTATAATGTCGGTCCCATATCACATGATCATCTTGGATACTTTCGATTGGCTTCTCATCTTCATATGCAGCTGCAATTCAAGTTAAACATAAGACTTTTAGTTGGCATGCATTAAATCGTTAGGGCGACAGGAAGCTATATAACTgtcaaattttgaacaaaacaaaatacattttatgTCAGATTTTTTTTGGTTCTCCTTGCTGATAGCGCTGTCAATTGGctgtttttatactagagacacTAAATGCGTCTGGACGACTTTGGGCAATTTATTTGAATGCGTCTTTTAGTTCCTCATTTAATTCGTAATGTATAAAGAGAAACGAGAGAAGCATTTATACGTCTACTGA encodes:
- the LOC137997948 gene encoding uncharacterized protein isoform X2, with product MVVHFPPFRLRSWSFEDWAQFELDTLEDIFKRSDGWQERSVKPALSCILAPALCAVYAAYEDEKPIESIQDDHVIWDRHYTLKDLPSIEVKIQSADNENYFLPIADERERSRSPELLYPPIANITETKERLPSPCDSGRSSPIFVSGYEAERQRNDIQQFGREVASKLAERRAEYEKRTMAQLQEESLIIERNVEEAIKSKMEQLKMADQLEKDGTFLKERRAKLWRRCANMSEILAKEETEATLWQQRYKEALAAVPDNIMFF
- the LOC137997948 gene encoding uncharacterized protein isoform X1, with the translated sequence MEHSSRSSSVGQQRLRSWSFEDWAQFELDTLEDIFKRSDGWQERSVKPALSCILAPALCAVYAAYEDEKPIESIQDDHVIWDRHYTLKDLPSIEVKIQSADNENYFLPIADERERSRSPELLYPPIANITETKERLPSPCDSGRSSPIFVSGYEAERQRNDIQQFGREVASKLAERRAEYEKRTMAQLQEESLIIERNVEEAIKSKMEQLKMADQLEKDGTFLKERRAKLWRRCANMSEILAKEETEATLWQQRYKEALAAVPDNIMFF